Proteins from a single region of Streptomyces spinoverrucosus:
- a CDS encoding ATP-binding protein, with translation MTATQSPLTVHQFAMRFSSTPRGARLARRLCGHRLDAWGIPYGSDAHDVVTLIASELCANAVRHGHVAGRDFHVLFAADPTTGTVRIEVTDTRGERLPHLPVTTPPDGDSGRGLLLVEALADRWGSSPRAEGGPGKTVWAECTVVPA, from the coding sequence ATGACCGCAACACAATCCCCCCTCACGGTGCACCAGTTCGCGATGCGCTTCAGCTCGACCCCGCGCGGCGCCCGCCTGGCCCGGCGCCTGTGCGGGCACCGCCTCGACGCCTGGGGCATCCCGTACGGCAGCGACGCGCACGATGTCGTCACACTCATCGCGTCGGAGCTGTGCGCCAACGCCGTACGGCATGGGCACGTCGCCGGCCGCGACTTCCACGTCCTCTTCGCCGCCGACCCGACCACCGGCACCGTACGGATCGAGGTCACCGACACCCGCGGTGAACGCCTACCCCACCTCCCCGTCACCACGCCTCCAGACGGCGACAGCGGACGCGGGCTGCTCCTCGTCGAGGCGCTGGCCGACCGCTGGGGCTCTTCACCCCGCGCCGAGGGCGGGCCCGGCAAGACCGTCTGGGCGGAGTGCACCGTTGTTCCCGCTTAA
- a CDS encoding DUF3179 domain-containing protein → MTGQNDRKPPRLSRRQILKGGAVVCATSLVLAGGAILGGKLASDGPSDPVTAVQPGQDPSLEALAGAAVSGGPGKDGIPSIDKPRFIPASKAGFLDDDDPVFGLEYQGEVRAYPQLVLVWHEIVNDTVGGEPLAVTYCPLTGTVIAFSAPPGVQDLTFGTTGKLVNSNLLMYDRQTGSEWPQLLGQAVSGPLKGTKLDTVPLVWTTWKQWRTAHPDTKVLSTDTGALRSYGSDPYGSYDSYPDRGGYYAKGRPIFPVLATSDRLADKDVVIGVRVGKERLAIDKDLVRTHRTVRAEVGGTRVEARWDDRLGTVHVVQKTSEGWEPADFLDSMWFAWYAFYPGGQVRT, encoded by the coding sequence GTGACCGGCCAGAACGATCGGAAACCCCCTCGCCTGTCGCGGCGACAGATACTCAAGGGCGGGGCCGTGGTCTGCGCCACCAGCCTGGTGCTCGCGGGCGGGGCAATCCTCGGCGGGAAACTGGCCTCAGACGGGCCCTCCGACCCGGTGACGGCCGTACAGCCGGGCCAGGACCCGTCACTGGAGGCGCTCGCCGGAGCCGCCGTGTCCGGCGGGCCCGGCAAGGACGGCATCCCCTCCATCGACAAGCCCCGGTTCATCCCTGCGAGCAAGGCCGGCTTCCTCGACGACGACGATCCGGTCTTCGGCCTGGAGTACCAAGGTGAGGTGAGGGCGTACCCGCAGCTGGTGCTGGTGTGGCACGAGATCGTCAACGACACCGTCGGCGGCGAGCCCCTCGCGGTCACCTACTGCCCGCTGACCGGCACAGTCATCGCCTTCTCCGCCCCGCCCGGCGTCCAGGACCTGACGTTCGGCACCACCGGCAAGCTCGTCAACTCCAACCTGCTGATGTACGACCGGCAGACCGGCTCCGAGTGGCCCCAGCTGCTCGGGCAGGCGGTCAGCGGCCCGCTCAAGGGCACGAAGCTGGACACCGTCCCGCTGGTGTGGACCACGTGGAAGCAGTGGCGAACCGCGCACCCCGACACCAAGGTGCTGTCCACGGACACCGGGGCGCTGCGCAGTTACGGCAGCGACCCGTACGGCTCCTACGACTCCTACCCGGACCGCGGCGGCTACTACGCCAAGGGCCGGCCGATCTTCCCCGTCCTCGCCACCAGCGACCGGCTCGCCGACAAGGACGTCGTCATCGGCGTCCGCGTCGGCAAGGAGCGCCTGGCCATCGACAAGGACCTCGTCCGCACGCACCGGACCGTGCGCGCCGAGGTAGGCGGCACGCGGGTGGAGGCCCGCTGGGACGACCGTCTCGGCACCGTCCACGTCGTCCAGAAGACATCGGAAGGGTGGGAGCCGGCGGACTTCCTCGACTCGATGTGGTTCGCCTGGTACGCGTTCTACCCGGGCGGCCAGGTGCGGACATGA
- a CDS encoding MauE/DoxX family redox-associated membrane protein, translating into MVLRIVLGTVYTAMAIGQLASFGHMPGILAAYGLVDGAAATALAVALIAGELVAGVWFLARPRSKALAPVWVYTGVSVVWTVLAVQAYARGLAVDNCGCFGLYLTQRLSWFVLLQDALTLLYAGILIRSAHRSPAPLPSHEGEEARGDVRIP; encoded by the coding sequence ATGGTGCTGCGGATCGTGCTCGGGACGGTGTACACGGCGATGGCGATCGGCCAGCTCGCCTCCTTCGGGCACATGCCCGGGATTCTGGCCGCGTACGGGCTGGTGGACGGCGCCGCCGCGACCGCGCTGGCCGTGGCACTGATCGCGGGCGAGCTGGTGGCCGGCGTCTGGTTCCTGGCCCGCCCGCGGTCGAAGGCCCTGGCGCCGGTGTGGGTGTACACGGGTGTATCGGTGGTGTGGACGGTGCTGGCCGTGCAGGCGTACGCGCGGGGCCTGGCGGTGGACAACTGCGGCTGCTTCGGCCTCTACCTCACGCAGCGGCTGAGCTGGTTCGTGCTGCTGCAGGACGCCCTGACGCTGCTCTACGCGGGCATCCTGATCCGCTCCGCCCACCGGTCGCCCGCCCCGCTGCCCTCCCACGAAGGGGAGGAGGCGAGAGGTGATGTCCGCATCCCGTGA
- a CDS encoding SRPBCC family protein, producing the protein MAWIGALGAVTVAGVGAAAGYLGLVTGALPLDVGVGRRTRPLGPQTVDIAAPREVVLDVIAQPYLGRATRAMREKVTVLEQGSDMVLAAHRTPVAGGRLTATTVETVRFTRPERVDFRLVRGPVPAVTESFTLTERESGTRLVYEGELATDLWRAGQWWGGLVAPRWEATVAASLGTVRQEAERRSTLR; encoded by the coding sequence ATGGCGTGGATCGGTGCTCTGGGAGCGGTGACCGTAGCGGGCGTAGGCGCGGCGGCCGGGTATCTGGGGCTGGTGACCGGGGCACTGCCCCTGGATGTGGGAGTCGGGCGGCGCACACGGCCGCTGGGACCGCAAACCGTCGACATCGCGGCGCCGCGTGAGGTGGTGCTCGACGTCATCGCCCAGCCGTATCTGGGCAGGGCCACCCGAGCGATGCGCGAGAAGGTCACGGTGCTGGAACAGGGCAGCGACATGGTGCTCGCCGCCCATCGCACCCCGGTCGCGGGCGGACGGCTGACGGCGACGACGGTGGAGACGGTGCGGTTCACCCGCCCAGAAAGGGTCGACTTCCGCCTGGTGCGCGGGCCCGTCCCGGCGGTCACCGAATCCTTCACCCTCACCGAGCGCGAGTCCGGTACGCGGCTGGTCTACGAGGGCGAGCTCGCCACGGATCTGTGGCGGGCCGGACAGTGGTGGGGCGGCCTGGTCGCCCCCCGGTGGGAAGCGACCGTCGCGGCCTCCCTGGGCACGGTCCGGCAAGAGGCAGAGCGGCGCTCGACTCTGAGGTGA
- a CDS encoding CDP-alcohol phosphatidyltransferase family protein, which yields MEPVSEMAGSRAATNALLAGLRGDNLSPAAVVSFLGQAAHRSLLQAARRPRALAELTALHGVLYRMARGRRPGRRWVAASWVLAASHLGLLEHRTHLTTADVLTLLRANLPALPGGTGRASGVLAVGLDLADGRLARHQGTASPFGDYADTFADAAFWTWLTLRHEPSAAVRAAAIAAWALPVVTVTGLALRRGAMPERPRPVLLRPAAALQAVVALRHLTRLGHCPPSADASGVPSTRTPCQNATWFLIFRARGLGLG from the coding sequence GTGGAGCCTGTTTCCGAGATGGCCGGCAGTCGTGCCGCGACGAACGCGCTGCTGGCCGGTCTGCGCGGGGACAACCTCTCTCCGGCCGCCGTCGTGAGCTTCCTCGGCCAGGCCGCACACCGGTCGCTGCTCCAGGCCGCCCGCCGCCCCCGAGCGTTGGCCGAGCTCACCGCCCTGCACGGCGTCCTGTACCGGATGGCGCGGGGCAGGCGGCCAGGGCGGCGCTGGGTGGCCGCCAGCTGGGTCCTCGCCGCCTCGCACCTGGGGCTGCTGGAGCACCGCACCCACCTGACCACCGCAGACGTCCTGACGCTGCTGCGCGCCAACCTCCCCGCCCTGCCCGGCGGAACCGGCCGCGCCTCCGGCGTCCTGGCGGTCGGCCTCGATCTCGCCGACGGGCGCCTTGCCCGTCATCAGGGCACGGCCTCTCCCTTCGGCGACTACGCCGACACCTTCGCCGACGCCGCGTTCTGGACATGGCTCACCCTGCGCCACGAACCCAGCGCCGCAGTACGGGCGGCGGCCATCGCCGCCTGGGCGCTGCCCGTCGTCACCGTCACCGGCCTCGCACTGCGCCGCGGCGCCATGCCCGAGCGGCCCCGACCCGTCCTGCTGCGCCCGGCCGCCGCCCTTCAGGCCGTCGTCGCCCTCCGGCACCTGACCCGCCTCGGTCACTGCCCGCCGTCTGCCGACGCCTCCGGCGTGCCCTCGACCCGTACGCCCTGCCAGAACGCCACATGGTTCTTGATCTTCCGGGCCAGAGGGCTGGGCTTGGGGTAG
- a CDS encoding site-specific integrase produces MTTLPRPTGLAAAFPRSVFRGEDVCAAAGLPVCGAGPRPCFDDAVWDFTGVIGLPRYLARYARILSFNEILNPQWRELAKEFIFARLAPDHHAVRELAHAYRTPVQIATVHGRLTVLTGWLNWLTEQGVDRLGEVTQQHCAAYLELRKKVRDKHGVVIRDSSPGYRMDVVAVIQELGYYTELFSTGGYVPGFRPWGRRTAYSVAGMVRRTGNTTPPLSNDVFQPLVSAALYVVEVLAPHVVGLQQQLREMTPNRPGRNSGRPSWKVEVVRAIDGHIREGDPFDVALDHVVAERLADGWDPDDPLLRVNLISLAHETGRRAFHYTWLPTLRGHLEKAVREVGLSKRWGRAAALVERADGRGSVPWTLPMNTTEARLQLSRARTACLIALAALTGMRKSELAELTHDCRLPPEQLGEGRVRYRLKGKVIKGRKLGGEHDQWVTIKQAYDTAGVAASLADPVKNDGHLFKSLSFFTPYEWFLTWVNGPDGRRLGLAPIPEVPVSLRMLRRTLAVEMAHRPGGLLAAKIHLKHISVVMTEGYADRPGGAQSVLMAEFGQEEREHKMRVALDAFHDYQNGIRPSGPGAGDLLDFFAFVDEQLDFSGAPNVKRSDQEVTNLLAKRAKSLHLGPANYCWFLDPSKALCLKLAGARACGATEPLISMCDSARCPQATHHAGHRPVWAASVESKKVFIATIGRAQRTEKTRLSAELARDERVLAEIDAHCGTGA; encoded by the coding sequence ATGACCACCCTGCCCCGGCCCACGGGCCTCGCGGCTGCCTTTCCGCGTTCTGTGTTTCGGGGTGAGGACGTGTGCGCTGCGGCAGGTCTGCCGGTCTGCGGCGCGGGCCCGCGTCCTTGCTTCGATGACGCGGTCTGGGACTTCACCGGTGTCATCGGGCTGCCGCGGTACCTTGCGCGGTACGCGCGGATCTTGTCCTTCAACGAGATCCTCAATCCCCAGTGGAGGGAACTCGCAAAGGAGTTCATCTTCGCCCGGCTCGCACCGGACCACCACGCTGTGCGGGAACTTGCCCACGCCTACCGCACACCCGTGCAGATAGCCACGGTGCACGGGCGGCTGACCGTGCTCACCGGCTGGCTCAACTGGCTCACCGAACAGGGCGTCGACCGTCTCGGGGAGGTAACCCAGCAGCACTGCGCCGCCTACCTGGAACTTCGCAAAAAGGTACGGGACAAGCACGGCGTCGTGATCCGCGACAGCAGTCCCGGCTACCGCATGGACGTCGTGGCGGTTATCCAGGAATTGGGCTACTACACCGAATTGTTCTCCACCGGCGGCTACGTGCCGGGCTTCCGTCCATGGGGGCGACGCACGGCGTACTCGGTTGCCGGGATGGTCCGTAGGACGGGCAACACAACGCCACCGCTGAGCAACGACGTGTTCCAGCCGCTCGTGTCGGCGGCCCTGTACGTGGTGGAGGTACTGGCGCCGCACGTCGTGGGACTCCAGCAACAGCTGCGGGAGATGACGCCGAACCGGCCGGGCCGCAACAGCGGGCGTCCGAGCTGGAAGGTCGAGGTCGTCCGGGCCATCGACGGCCACATCCGGGAGGGCGACCCGTTCGATGTCGCCCTCGATCACGTCGTAGCCGAGCGGCTGGCGGACGGCTGGGATCCGGACGATCCGCTGCTGCGGGTGAACCTGATCTCCCTCGCCCACGAGACCGGACGGCGTGCCTTCCACTACACGTGGCTGCCCACACTGCGCGGCCACCTGGAGAAGGCCGTCAGGGAAGTCGGCCTGTCCAAACGCTGGGGCCGGGCGGCCGCCCTGGTCGAACGCGCGGACGGCCGGGGCAGTGTCCCCTGGACTTTGCCGATGAACACCACCGAGGCCCGGCTGCAGCTCTCCCGGGCCCGCACAGCCTGCCTCATCGCGCTCGCCGCACTGACCGGAATGCGCAAGAGCGAACTGGCCGAGCTGACCCACGACTGCCGCCTGCCTCCCGAACAGCTCGGCGAGGGCCGCGTCCGCTACCGCCTGAAGGGCAAGGTCATCAAGGGCCGGAAGCTGGGTGGTGAACACGATCAGTGGGTGACCATCAAGCAGGCGTACGACACCGCCGGCGTGGCCGCCTCGCTCGCCGATCCGGTGAAGAACGACGGTCACCTGTTCAAGTCGCTCTCCTTCTTCACCCCGTACGAATGGTTCCTGACCTGGGTCAATGGCCCAGACGGCCGTCGCCTTGGGCTGGCTCCGATCCCCGAGGTGCCGGTCAGTCTGCGGATGCTACGCAGAACCCTCGCGGTGGAAATGGCGCACCGGCCCGGTGGTCTGCTGGCCGCCAAGATCCATCTCAAGCACATCTCGGTGGTCATGACCGAGGGCTACGCGGACCGCCCCGGTGGGGCCCAGTCGGTGCTGATGGCCGAGTTCGGCCAAGAGGAGCGCGAGCATAAGATGCGCGTCGCCCTCGACGCATTCCACGACTACCAGAATGGTATCCGGCCCTCGGGGCCTGGTGCCGGAGATCTCCTGGACTTCTTCGCGTTCGTCGACGAGCAGCTGGATTTCTCTGGGGCGCCAAACGTCAAGCGCAGCGACCAGGAGGTGACGAATCTCCTCGCCAAGCGGGCCAAGTCTCTGCATCTGGGGCCGGCGAACTATTGCTGGTTCCTCGATCCGTCCAAGGCGCTGTGCCTCAAGCTCGCAGGGGCCCGCGCCTGCGGGGCGACAGAGCCTTTGATCAGCATGTGCGATTCCGCGCGGTGCCCCCAGGCCACCCACCATGCCGGGCACCGCCCGGTATGGGCGGCCAGCGTCGAGAGTAAGAAGGTCTTCATCGCCACCATCGGACGCGCACAGCGGACGGAGAAGACGCGCCTGAGTGCGGAACTCGCCCGCGATGAACGGGTGCTGGCCGAGATCGACGCCCACTGCGGAACGGGGGCCTGA
- a CDS encoding radical SAM protein — translation MTQTPAPRRKADRDEVFVEFTKSICPLCKTPIDAQVNIRADKVYLRKRCRDHGEFEALVYGDAEEYLSSARFNKPGTIPLTFQTEVKDGCPLDCGLCPEHKQHACLGIIEVNTGCNLDCPICFADSGHQSDGYSITHEQCERMLDAFVASEGEAEVVMFSGGEPTIHKHILDFIDLAQARPIKNVNLNTNGIRLATDKNFVAEIGKRNQVPGHSVNVYLQFDGFDERTHLEIRGRDLRTFKQRALDNCAQVGLTVTLVAAIERGLNEHELGAIIEYGIDHPAVRSVAFQPVTHSGRHVEFDPLNRLTNPDVIRLINEQRPDWFQKGDFFPVPCCFPTCRSITYLLVDGEPGNRTVVPIPRLLNVEDYLDYVTNRVMPDAGIREALEKLWSASAFMGTETTEDKLRATAEALDCADACGIDLPETVKQLNDKAFMIVVQDFQDPYTLNVKQLMKCCVEEITPDGRLIPFCAYNSVGYREQVREQMSGVPVAPVAPNALPLAGRLTTTPYGSKTTRTQSEERRP, via the coding sequence ATGACGCAGACACCGGCGCCGAGGCGCAAGGCGGACCGGGACGAGGTGTTCGTGGAGTTCACCAAGTCCATCTGTCCGCTGTGCAAGACACCCATCGACGCGCAGGTCAACATCCGCGCGGACAAGGTGTACCTGCGCAAACGCTGCCGCGACCACGGCGAGTTCGAGGCGCTGGTGTACGGGGACGCGGAGGAGTACCTGTCCTCGGCGCGCTTCAACAAGCCCGGCACGATCCCCCTGACGTTCCAGACCGAGGTGAAGGACGGCTGCCCGCTCGACTGCGGCCTGTGCCCGGAGCACAAGCAGCACGCCTGCCTGGGCATCATCGAGGTCAACACCGGCTGCAACCTGGACTGCCCGATCTGCTTCGCCGACTCCGGGCACCAGAGCGACGGCTACTCCATCACCCATGAGCAGTGCGAGCGGATGCTCGACGCCTTCGTCGCCTCCGAGGGCGAGGCGGAGGTGGTGATGTTCTCCGGAGGCGAGCCCACCATCCACAAGCACATCCTCGACTTCATCGACCTCGCCCAGGCCCGGCCGATCAAGAACGTCAACCTCAACACCAACGGCATCCGCCTGGCCACCGACAAGAACTTCGTCGCCGAAATCGGCAAACGCAACCAGGTGCCGGGCCACTCGGTGAACGTCTATCTCCAGTTCGACGGCTTCGACGAGCGCACCCATCTGGAGATCCGGGGCCGGGACCTGCGCACGTTCAAGCAACGGGCCCTGGACAACTGCGCGCAAGTCGGGCTGACCGTCACCCTCGTCGCGGCCATCGAGCGGGGCCTGAACGAGCACGAGCTCGGGGCGATCATCGAGTACGGCATCGACCACCCAGCCGTACGGTCCGTCGCCTTCCAGCCGGTCACCCACTCCGGCCGGCACGTGGAGTTCGACCCGCTGAACCGGCTCACCAACCCGGACGTCATCCGGCTGATCAACGAACAACGGCCCGACTGGTTCCAGAAGGGCGACTTCTTCCCCGTACCGTGCTGCTTCCCCACCTGCCGCTCCATCACCTACCTCCTGGTGGACGGCGAACCGGGCAACCGCACCGTCGTGCCCATCCCGCGGCTGCTGAACGTGGAGGACTACCTCGACTACGTCACCAACCGCGTCATGCCCGACGCCGGCATCCGCGAGGCCCTGGAGAAACTGTGGTCGGCCTCCGCGTTCATGGGGACCGAGACGACCGAGGACAAGCTCCGTGCGACCGCCGAGGCCCTGGACTGCGCGGACGCCTGCGGCATCGACCTGCCCGAGACCGTCAAGCAGCTGAACGACAAGGCGTTCATGATCGTCGTGCAGGACTTCCAGGACCCCTACACCCTCAACGTCAAGCAGCTGATGAAGTGCTGCGTCGAGGAGATCACCCCCGACGGACGCCTGATCCCCTTCTGCGCGTACAACTCCGTCGGCTACCGCGAACAGGTCCGCGAGCAGATGTCCGGTGTCCCCGTCGCCCCGGTCGCCCCGAACGCGCTGCCCCTCGCGGGCCGGCTGACGACGACCCCGTACGGCTCGAAGACCACCCGCACCCAGAGCGAGGAGCGCCGGCCGTGA
- a CDS encoding DUF427 domain-containing protein, with protein MLRAVWNGTVIAEAPRTVIVEGNHYFPPESLHRQYLTPSRTRSLCFWKGVARYYSLEVDGLTNPDAAWYYPKPSPLARKIKNHVAFWQGVRVEGTPEASADGGQ; from the coding sequence ATGCTGCGTGCGGTGTGGAACGGAACGGTGATCGCGGAGGCTCCGCGCACGGTGATCGTCGAGGGCAACCACTACTTCCCGCCCGAGTCGCTGCACCGGCAGTACCTCACGCCGAGCAGGACCAGGTCGCTGTGCTTCTGGAAGGGAGTAGCCCGCTACTACAGCCTCGAGGTCGACGGGCTGACGAATCCGGATGCCGCCTGGTACTACCCCAAGCCCAGCCCTCTGGCCCGGAAGATCAAGAACCATGTGGCGTTCTGGCAGGGCGTACGGGTCGAGGGCACGCCGGAGGCGTCGGCAGACGGCGGGCAGTGA
- a CDS encoding heavy metal-responsive transcriptional regulator — protein sequence MRIGDLAAVSGVTAKTLRFYEQAGLLPAPPRTAGGYRDYPQQTVQRLAFIRDAQGAGLSLAEIRSVLALRDAGASPCAHVTALVAAHLEDIDRRLAELRATRAVLRGLAERAAATDPAGCTDVEVCRILTGAGSAVGERPH from the coding sequence ATGCGCATCGGTGACCTTGCTGCCGTCAGCGGGGTGACGGCGAAGACCCTCCGGTTCTACGAGCAGGCCGGGCTGCTGCCCGCCCCGCCCCGCACCGCGGGCGGCTATCGCGACTACCCGCAGCAGACGGTGCAGCGGCTTGCGTTCATCCGTGACGCCCAAGGCGCGGGGCTGAGCCTGGCCGAGATCCGCTCCGTGCTCGCTCTGCGTGATGCCGGCGCCTCTCCCTGCGCCCATGTCACGGCACTCGTCGCGGCGCACCTTGAGGACATCGACCGGCGCCTGGCCGAGCTGCGCGCCACCAGGGCGGTGCTGCGGGGGCTTGCGGAGCGGGCCGCCGCGACCGATCCGGCCGGCTGCACCGACGTCGAGGTGTGCCGCATCCTCACCGGGGCGGGCAGCGCGGTTGGTGAGCGTCCTCACTGA
- a CDS encoding site-specific integrase produces MPLLFDDDLLFEDSDGVRPTTVINCWACELPANGCPSPNSWPYYVRTVREWLEFISGRGVVLFDTRRRLKAALSAYSVYRAQGPIKHRFEASTWNQNMGILAGFYKWAKDEEYADSEPFTYRQAVWAFKGQVRRGRVNQSRRRQAKPHVTIKYLDDDFTDIFLKALAGLDPDGERDPRYRGRELARNSAVGRLIVSSGLRSQEYTYLLACEVPLLPSRRTAVPVSFPVPSGITKGSKYRESWIDYDSLAELHSYIALDRAAATFGSSWRPPARWGEPLFVTDADERGGRVNGVRVRWSSLGPAERRRLVAPEGGSMLLSVWGQGRPFTGWSTVFARTSDRIRERYEPRFPHVSPHRLRHTMAMATMARLMRGWYEQAARQVRDTDDDAALAHYLRTQEPLLILRDLLGHTSSLTTESYLHRLDVLRLFTSLYRRVCNKYGLLDEDVELELGTEFDDEPAVL; encoded by the coding sequence ATGCCGTTGCTGTTCGACGACGACCTCCTCTTCGAAGACAGCGACGGCGTCCGCCCGACCACCGTGATCAACTGCTGGGCCTGCGAGCTGCCAGCGAATGGATGCCCATCGCCGAACTCGTGGCCCTACTACGTGCGTACGGTGCGAGAGTGGCTGGAGTTCATATCAGGGCGCGGGGTCGTCCTTTTCGACACGCGGCGTCGCCTGAAGGCAGCATTGAGCGCGTACTCCGTGTATCGGGCCCAGGGCCCCATCAAGCACCGCTTCGAAGCGTCCACGTGGAACCAGAACATGGGGATCCTGGCCGGGTTCTACAAGTGGGCGAAGGACGAGGAGTACGCGGACTCCGAGCCGTTCACATACCGGCAGGCGGTCTGGGCTTTCAAGGGGCAAGTCCGTCGCGGGCGGGTCAACCAGTCGCGGCGGCGCCAGGCGAAGCCTCATGTGACGATCAAGTATCTCGACGACGACTTCACGGACATCTTCCTCAAGGCGTTGGCGGGGTTGGATCCTGACGGGGAGCGGGATCCGAGGTACCGGGGGCGGGAGTTGGCCCGGAACTCAGCGGTCGGCCGGTTGATCGTCTCCAGCGGTCTGCGAAGCCAGGAGTACACGTACCTGCTGGCCTGCGAAGTGCCACTGCTCCCCTCGCGACGGACTGCGGTGCCTGTGTCGTTCCCAGTCCCGTCCGGTATCACCAAGGGAAGCAAGTACCGCGAGTCGTGGATCGATTACGACTCGCTGGCTGAACTGCACTCCTACATCGCCCTCGACCGGGCAGCGGCGACGTTCGGATCGTCGTGGCGTCCGCCGGCCCGCTGGGGAGAGCCGCTGTTCGTGACTGACGCCGACGAGCGCGGCGGACGCGTTAACGGGGTCCGTGTGCGGTGGAGCTCACTCGGCCCTGCCGAGCGGCGGCGTCTGGTCGCCCCGGAGGGAGGCTCGATGCTGCTGTCGGTGTGGGGCCAGGGACGCCCCTTCACTGGATGGTCCACGGTCTTCGCCAGGACCTCCGACCGCATCCGCGAGCGATACGAGCCGCGCTTCCCGCATGTCAGCCCGCACCGGTTGCGTCACACCATGGCGATGGCGACCATGGCGCGACTGATGCGCGGCTGGTACGAGCAGGCCGCTCGGCAGGTCCGCGACACCGATGACGATGCCGCCCTGGCGCACTACCTGCGGACGCAGGAGCCGCTGCTGATTCTGCGCGATCTGCTCGGACATACCAGCTCGCTGACCACGGAATCGTACCTGCACCGCCTGGACGTACTGCGCCTGTTCACTTCCCTGTACCGGCGGGTCTGCAATAAGTACGGACTGCTGGACGAGGACGTCGAGCTGGAGCTCGGGACCGAGTTCGACGACGAGCCGGCGGTGCTCTGA
- a CDS encoding thioredoxin family protein encodes MNRSETEASRLTVLTVPDCPNAPLIRERITEALQGRAVPVEWVEVRDADEAVRLGMSGSPTLLLDGADPFAAEELQAGLSCRLYRHADGTTEGAPATADLHRVLTESGVLP; translated from the coding sequence ATGAACCGCTCCGAGACTGAGGCGTCGCGCCTTACGGTGCTGACCGTGCCCGACTGCCCGAACGCCCCGCTCATCCGCGAGCGCATCACCGAGGCTCTCCAGGGCCGGGCCGTGCCGGTGGAATGGGTCGAGGTCCGTGACGCGGACGAGGCTGTCAGGCTAGGGATGTCGGGCTCGCCCACCCTCCTGCTGGACGGAGCCGACCCGTTCGCAGCGGAGGAACTCCAAGCGGGCCTGTCCTGTCGGCTCTACCGCCATGCCGACGGCACGACCGAGGGTGCACCGGCCACTGCGGACCTGCACCGAGTCCTGACTGAGAGCGGTGTGCTGCCCTGA
- a CDS encoding class I SAM-dependent methyltransferase encodes MNHEEIKSCCADAYSKDIVALLLGDSYHPGGIALTRRLADRLALTPGGRVLDVASGRGTTALLLAGAYGVRADGIDYAPANTALAQGAAEAAGLADRAAFTTGDAEHLPYDNEVFDAVVSECALCTFPDKPRAAAEVARVLKPGGRLGITDVTADTDRLPPELRGLTARIACIADARPLDDYAKVLAAAGLRTLTTERHDEAMIRMIDQVQARLDLLRITAPARLADAGVDLTAAPGILDAARAAVTDGVLGYALLTAVKSAP; translated from the coding sequence GTGAACCACGAGGAGATCAAGTCCTGCTGCGCGGACGCGTACTCCAAGGACATCGTCGCGCTACTGCTCGGGGACTCCTACCACCCCGGCGGCATCGCCCTGACCCGCCGCCTCGCCGACCGGCTCGCGCTCACTCCCGGCGGGCGGGTCCTCGACGTCGCCTCGGGCCGCGGCACCACCGCGCTCCTGCTCGCCGGCGCTTACGGGGTGCGAGCGGACGGCATCGACTACGCGCCCGCCAACACCGCCCTCGCCCAGGGAGCCGCCGAAGCCGCAGGGCTGGCCGACCGGGCCGCCTTCACCACCGGCGACGCCGAGCACCTGCCCTACGACAACGAGGTCTTCGACGCGGTGGTGTCCGAGTGCGCGCTGTGCACCTTCCCCGACAAGCCCAGGGCCGCAGCCGAAGTCGCCCGCGTCCTGAAACCCGGCGGACGCCTCGGCATCACCGACGTCACCGCCGACACCGACCGCCTCCCGCCCGAACTGCGCGGGCTGACCGCCCGCATCGCCTGCATCGCCGACGCCCGCCCGCTCGACGACTACGCCAAGGTCCTCGCCGCTGCCGGGCTGCGCACCCTCACCACTGAACGCCACGACGAGGCGATGATCCGCATGATCGACCAGGTCCAGGCCCGCCTGGACCTGCTCCGCATCACCGCCCCGGCCCGGCTCGCCGACGCCGGCGTCGACCTGACCGCGGCCCCGGGCATCCTGGACGCGGCCCGCGCCGCCGTCACCGACGGCGTACTCGGCTACGCCCTGCTGACCGCCGTGAAGTCAGCACCCTGA